The following coding sequences are from one Humulus lupulus chromosome X, drHumLupu1.1, whole genome shotgun sequence window:
- the LOC133803380 gene encoding non-specific lipid-transfer protein-like, with amino-acid sequence MMMNSNKNRVIVKVSCICIVVVLSCMVTGAGCAALPCSMVQNMVAPCASFLKGTGSKPPVGCCNSLKSLKQKVGNAAGDRRSACFCLKKAIFRSLKKDRLPHLNDQCQLNLPRTISISVNFNCNSIK; translated from the exons atgatgatgaatagtaataaaaatagagttattgTGAAGGTGAGTTGCATATGCATAGTAGTGGTGTTATCATGCATGGTGACTGGTGCAGGGTGCGCCGCACTGCCATGTTCGATGGTGCAGAATATGGTGGCGCCTTGCGCATCGTTTTTGAAAGGCACAGGCAGTAAGCCTCCAGTTGGGTGCTGCAATAGCCTCAAAAGTCTAAAGCAAAAGGTTGGGAATGCCGCCGGTGACCGTCGCAGTGCTTGTTTTTGCTTAAAAAAGGCTATTTTTCGTAGTCTTAAGAAAGATCGTCTCCCACACCTCAATGACCAATGTCAACTCAACCTTCCTCGCACAATATCAATCTCTGTCAACTTCAACTGCAACAG CATTAAGTAA